From Pseudomonas sp. G2-4:
GATTAGCCACGCTAGGGGAGATGCCGGATGATATCGCCCTGTTAGTGTTGAGCAGGAATCTTTGATGAGTACCGGTAGAATCCAGTTCGCCGAGCAGGACGGCACCTTCGTCCTGAAGTTTGTCGGTGAAGTGCGCCTGACCCTGTGTTCGGCGCTGGATGCGACTATTGAGCGGATCTTCACTGCGCTGAACTTCAGCGCCATCGTGATCGACCTGACCGAAACCCGCAGCATCGACAGCACCACCCTGGGCCTGCTGGCCAAACTGTCGATCCTGTCGCGGCAAAAGGTCGGCCTGCTGCCGACCGTGGTCACCACCCACAACGACATCACTCGCCTGCTGCAGTCCATGGGCTTTGATCAGGTGTTCAACATCGTTGGCGATCCCGTGCCATGCCCTGAATGCCTGGACGACCTGCCTGATCAGGACCAGTCTGAAGAAGAAGTGCGGATCAAGGTGCTTGAAGCCCACAAGATCCTCATGGGGCTCAACGACTCCAATCGTGAAGCGTTCCATGACCTGGTGAATGCGCTGGAGCGGCCTTGAGCCTTGGGCTTTGTGTAGGCTGCACCGGCTTCATCGCGAGCAAGCTCGCTCCCACAGGTGTTGTGGCATTCTCTTAATCGAGCCCAACCGACATCCCCTGTGGGAGCGAGCTTGCTCGCGATGGCGTTTGTCGACTCGCCACATCTCTTAAGCCAAGCGGCATAAAAAAGGGCGAACCCAACCAGGTTCGCCCTTTTTGCATGCCGGCTGAATCAGCTCAAAGCTTGGCTTGCAGCAACGCCTCCAGTTTCTCCTGGTCTCGGGCAAACTGACGAATACCTTCCGCCAGTTTTTCAGTCGCCATGGCATCCTCGTTGGACAACCAACGGAATTGGGCTTCATTGAGGATCAAACGTGCTTCCCCGGCTTGCCCTGGCGCCAGTTTGCGCTCCAGCTTGCCTTCGTCGGCGGCCAGTTTCTCCAGCAGCTCCGGGCTGACGGTCAAGCGGTCGCAGCCGGCCAGTTGCTCGATCTGATTGAGGTTACGGAAGCTCGCGCCCATGACCACGGTCTTGTAGTCATTGGCCTTGTAGTAGTTGTAGATGCGCGTCACCGACTGCACGCCTGGATCATCGGCACCGGTGTAGTCGTTGCCATTGGTCTTCTTGTACCAGTCGTAGATACGGCCCACGAACGGAGAAATCAGGAACACCCCAGCATCGGCACAGGCTGCGGCCTGGGCGAAGGAGAACAGCAAGGTCAGGTTGCACTGGATGCCTTCACGCTCCAACTGCTCGGCGGCGCGAATCCCTTCCCAGGTGGAAGCGATCTTGATCAGCACGCGATCCCGGCCAACGCCGGCTTTTTCGTACAGGTCGATCAGACGATGCGCACGCTTCAACACGGCCTCGGTGTCGAACGACAGGCGCGCATCCACTTCAGTGGAGATGCGTCCCGGAATCACCTTCAGAATCTCTTGCCCAACCGCTACGCCAAAACGGTCGCTGGCCAGGCCGACGTCACCCTTGCAGTCCGCGACGCAGGCGTTCAGCAACTCGGCGTAGCCCTGGATGGCCGAAGCCTTGAGCAGCAGGGAAGGGTTGGTGGTGGCATCCACGGGTTTAACGCGGGCGATGGCTTCGAAGTCGCCGGTATCGGCCACGACGGTAGTGAATTGTTTGAGTTGTTCCAGCTTGGAAGTCATGAGCGTGCTCTGTCCTATGGGTCTGTTGACATTACCCGAGGGCCGGCAGCCACTCAAGGGCGTGAAGAGGTATCAACGGTTCCGGCGGCAACAACCTGAAAACGGCTGTTTGAAAGGCCGGGGCGGGTAGCGGTAGATACGATGCCAAAACCGGCCGCAGGTTCAAAGCAAGTGACGGTTAACGTCCTTCCAGCAATTGCCCGGCCTGATCCAGCAACGCCAACGGATCCTTGGTCTTGTGAATATCCACCGACAACAACTGCCGAAACCGTCGTGCTCCCGGGAAGCCAGTGCCCAACCCGAGTACATGACGGGTGATGTGATGCATCGCGCCACCAGCGGCCAGATGATTAGCGATATAAGGCCGCAACTGCGCCAACGCCTCGGCCCGCGTGATCACCGGCGCCGTGCTGCCGAACAGCTGCTGATCCACCTCGGCCAGCAAATATGGGTTGTGATAGGCCTCGCGCCCCAGCATCACGCCGTCGAACGTCTCCAAATGCTCATGGCACGCCTCCAGCGTCTTGATCCCGCCGTTGAGCACAATCTCCAGCTCGGGAAAGTCCGCTTTCAACCGCGCGGCCACGTCATACCGCAAGGGCGGGATGTCGCGATTCTCCTTCGGCGACAACCCCTCCAGGATCGCAATCCGCGCATGCACGGTGAAACTCGTGCAACCGGCCTCGCGCACCGTCCCGACGAACTCACACAATTGCTCGTAACTGTCCCTTCCATTGATCCCGATCCGATGCTTGACCGTCACCGGAATCGACACCGCATCGCGCATCGCCTTAACACAATCGGCCACCAAGTCCGGATGCCCCATCAGGCACGCGCCGATCATATTGTTCTGCACCCGGTCGCTGGGGCAGCCGACGTTGAGGTTGACCTCGTCGTAGCCGTGCTCTTGAGCCATCCGTGCACAGGCGGCCAGGTCGGCAGGGACACTGCCGCCCAGTTGCAGGGCCAGTGGGTGTTCGGCTTCGTGATGCCGGAGGAAGCGTTCGTGGTCGCCGTTGAGTAGCGCGCCGGTGGTGACCATTTCGGTGTAGAGCAGGGCGTGTTTGGAGAGGATGCGTAGGAAGAACCGGCAGTGGGGGTCGGTCCAATCCATCATGGGTGCAACACTAAAGCGCCGAGACAGCGTAGGCCTTGCATTTACTGGGCTAAAGCTCTGTTTATCTAGCATTTTCTTCAACGTGTTCTGGGCGTGATTTCGGGCGTTTTCAGGCGTTTTTGAGGGCTCGGTGGTACGATGTACCACTTCAAAACTGACGCGTACCACTTTTGACATGGCGACTATCAGGGCAAGAAAACTGGCGGATGGGTCTGTTAGCTACACGGCTCAGATCCGCATCAAGCGCGACGGAGTGCAAGTCTATCAAGAGAGCCAGACCTTCGCCCGAAAACAGGCGGCGCAGGCCTGGGCGCGCAAGCGTGAATCCGAACTGGATGAACCTGGTGCGATTGAGCGAGCGAGTCGCGAAGGCGTCACGCTCAAAGAGATGATTGACCGGTATTTGATCGAGGTTGAGAAAGCCCGGCCGCTGGGCAAGACGAAACGAGCAACGCTCACGGCAATTGGCGAAACGTACATGGGCAAGCTGGACGATACCCAGGTCAACACGCAATGCCTGGTCGATTACGCGCTATGGCGGATGAGTCCCGAGGGGGGAGGCGTCCAGCCGCAGACCGCCGGCAACGACTTGGCCCACCTCGGCGCAGTGCTTTCCATCGGCAAGGACGCTTGGGGTTACCAGCTTGATCCTCTGGCGATGGGGGGCGCACGGCGCGTACTGCGCAAGCTCGGCTACAACTTGAAAAGCCGCGAGCGTGACCGGCGCCCTACGCTGGACGAGCTGGGCAAGCTCATGAAGCATTACCAGGACATGCAGGCTCGGCGTCGAAGCATCATCAACATGATGAAAGTGGTGGGCTTCGCCCTGTTCTCGACTCGCCGTCTCGACGAAATAACCCGGATTCGCTGGGACGACCTCGACGAGCCCGGCCAGCGCGTGTTGGTTCGCGACATGAAGAACCCAGGCCAGAAGATCGGCAACGACGTGTGGTGTTACCTGCCAGACGAGGCCTGGAAGATCCTCCAGACTATGCCCCGTGCCGGGGAAGATATTTTCCCCTACAGCCCTGAATCAATCTCCACGTCCTGGGCGAAGGCCTGCAAGCTATTGAATATCCAAGATCTGCACTTCCATGACCTCCGTCACGAAGGTGTAAGCCGTCTGTTCGAAATGGACTGGGATATCCCCCGGGTGGCGAGCGTTTCGGGGCATCGGGACTGGAATTCGTTGAGGCGCTACACACACCTACGCGGCAAAGGTGACCGCTACATAGGGTGGGAATGGCACGAAGAGATATTGAGGGCGCCCGTCCAACTGGGCGCCGCATCAATGAAGTGGCTTAAAAGGCGTGTTTTAACCCGTTGAGCTGGCTGTTCTCTTTAACCGCGGCTGCGCGCTGTAGATCGAGATACGCAGCCAAGTCGGTGATATGAATTCCCTTTGCCGACTTCTGGCTACGTTCCAGGCGGGTGATGGGGATCTTGATCTGCCCGCTCATCACCTTGCGTTGAAACATGTCAGGCGTCAGGTGCGTGAAGTAGTCCCGGCAAACCTGCTCCAGCGAGATAATCGCCTGGCCGTCGTACTGGGCCATCAGGATAAATGCTGTGTTCATGATGTCCCTCACATCCGAAACGATTGAAGAATGAGCGTCTGCCGGCCGG
This genomic window contains:
- a CDS encoding site-specific integrase; its protein translation is MATIRARKLADGSVSYTAQIRIKRDGVQVYQESQTFARKQAAQAWARKRESELDEPGAIERASREGVTLKEMIDRYLIEVEKARPLGKTKRATLTAIGETYMGKLDDTQVNTQCLVDYALWRMSPEGGGVQPQTAGNDLAHLGAVLSIGKDAWGYQLDPLAMGGARRVLRKLGYNLKSRERDRRPTLDELGKLMKHYQDMQARRRSIINMMKVVGFALFSTRRLDEITRIRWDDLDEPGQRVLVRDMKNPGQKIGNDVWCYLPDEAWKILQTMPRAGEDIFPYSPESISTSWAKACKLLNIQDLHFHDLRHEGVSRLFEMDWDIPRVASVSGHRDWNSLRRYTHLRGKGDRYIGWEWHEEILRAPVQLGAASMKWLKRRVLTR
- a CDS encoding pyocin activator PrtN family protein; its protein translation is MNTAFILMAQYDGQAIISLEQVCRDYFTHLTPDMFQRKVMSGQIKIPITRLERSQKSAKGIHITDLAAYLDLQRAAAVKENSQLNGLKHAF
- the tal gene encoding transaldolase, which produces MTSKLEQLKQFTTVVADTGDFEAIARVKPVDATTNPSLLLKASAIQGYAELLNACVADCKGDVGLASDRFGVAVGQEILKVIPGRISTEVDARLSFDTEAVLKRAHRLIDLYEKAGVGRDRVLIKIASTWEGIRAAEQLEREGIQCNLTLLFSFAQAAACADAGVFLISPFVGRIYDWYKKTNGNDYTGADDPGVQSVTRIYNYYKANDYKTVVMGASFRNLNQIEQLAGCDRLTVSPELLEKLAADEGKLERKLAPGQAGEARLILNEAQFRWLSNEDAMATEKLAEGIRQFARDQEKLEALLQAKL
- the rssC gene encoding anti-sigma factor antagonist RssC; its protein translation is MSTGRIQFAEQDGTFVLKFVGEVRLTLCSALDATIERIFTALNFSAIVIDLTETRSIDSTTLGLLAKLSILSRQKVGLLPTVVTTHNDITRLLQSMGFDQVFNIVGDPVPCPECLDDLPDQDQSEEEVRIKVLEAHKILMGLNDSNREAFHDLVNALERP
- the dusA gene encoding tRNA dihydrouridine(20/20a) synthase DusA is translated as MLDKQSFSPVNARPTLSRRFSVAPMMDWTDPHCRFFLRILSKHALLYTEMVTTGALLNGDHERFLRHHEAEHPLALQLGGSVPADLAACARMAQEHGYDEVNLNVGCPSDRVQNNMIGACLMGHPDLVADCVKAMRDAVSIPVTVKHRIGINGRDSYEQLCEFVGTVREAGCTSFTVHARIAILEGLSPKENRDIPPLRYDVAARLKADFPELEIVLNGGIKTLEACHEHLETFDGVMLGREAYHNPYLLAEVDQQLFGSTAPVITRAEALAQLRPYIANHLAAGGAMHHITRHVLGLGTGFPGARRFRQLLSVDIHKTKDPLALLDQAGQLLEGR